A window from Thiomicrorhabdus sp. encodes these proteins:
- a CDS encoding M20 family metallopeptidase, with protein sequence MDYLQDLEKIVLINSYTKNKAGVDRVGNCFDEWLASLGFEVKRFQRESIGDHRYYRSAKSKGAKLLLLGHLDTVFPPEKFDGFHSDEQWIYGPGVCDMKGGNIVFLQALRNLQEKGIAIRNIDVLLVSDEETGSDDSKSLSAELAQVYDYCLVYEAAGSNGEVVTARKGVGTFTIDISGVAKHAGNHYAEGIDANLEAAYKLQALVLLTDLEKGTTVNVGKLEGGIGANTISPHAHLLFELRYKTQPERDRVLEAIRQIVETSYVPGTVSVLGGGIQRDVMQSSAESMRWIEAIEQITGMRLPYEARGGVSDANILSSAGVLTLDGLGPFGDGDHTVNERASKASFLERIALSTELFEHFIRHGDFQ encoded by the coding sequence ATGGATTATCTGCAGGATCTGGAAAAGATCGTTCTTATTAATTCCTACACCAAAAACAAGGCTGGTGTCGACCGGGTGGGGAATTGTTTTGATGAGTGGCTGGCGTCGCTCGGATTTGAGGTCAAACGCTTTCAGCGTGAGTCGATTGGTGATCATCGCTACTATCGTTCCGCAAAGAGCAAAGGTGCGAAACTGCTGTTGCTGGGACATCTGGATACCGTTTTTCCGCCTGAAAAATTCGATGGCTTTCACAGTGACGAACAATGGATTTACGGGCCTGGTGTCTGTGATATGAAAGGCGGCAATATCGTTTTTCTGCAAGCTTTGAGAAATTTGCAGGAAAAGGGGATCGCTATCCGCAATATTGATGTTCTGCTGGTGAGCGATGAAGAAACCGGCAGTGACGATTCCAAGTCTCTGAGCGCCGAACTGGCACAGGTTTACGATTATTGTCTTGTCTACGAAGCAGCCGGTTCCAATGGGGAAGTGGTCACAGCTCGCAAAGGTGTCGGAACTTTTACTATTGATATTAGCGGCGTTGCCAAACATGCCGGAAATCACTATGCAGAAGGAATTGACGCCAACCTTGAAGCGGCTTACAAGCTTCAGGCTCTGGTCTTGCTCACTGATCTTGAAAAGGGAACAACGGTCAATGTCGGCAAGCTGGAGGGTGGCATTGGCGCGAACACCATTTCACCGCATGCGCATCTGCTGTTTGAACTGCGCTATAAGACCCAACCGGAGCGGGATCGGGTTCTGGAAGCAATCCGGCAGATTGTCGAAACCTCTTATGTTCCGGGAACCGTATCTGTTTTAGGCGGCGGCATTCAACGGGATGTGATGCAGTCGTCGGCAGAGAGCATGCGCTGGATTGAAGCGATTGAACAAATTACCGGAATGCGCTTGCCTTATGAGGCACGCGGTGGAGTCAGCGATGCCAATATTCTGAGCAGTGCCGGTGTCCTGACTCTGGATGGTTTGGGCCCTTTCGGAGATGGTGATCATACCGTTAACGAACGGGCAAGCAAGGCCAGTTTTTTAGAGCGGATCGCTTTAAGTACGGAGTTATTCGAGCATTTTATCCGGCACGGCGATTTTCAGTAG
- a CDS encoding M14 family zinc carboxypeptidase yields MRQQYSSYQECVDFFKQAEKQMPHIFKVESIGKTWEERDIIAVTISCDVQRADEKPALFYTGTLHAREWIGIELAIAFARHVIDHIDYDPQLINLLERAAFYVIPCANPDGFEYSRNHFAFWRKNRRQNADGSFGVDLNRNFSIGFWATKETTSNVYSGPAPFSEPETQALKAFVESHPNITIALDYHSQGNVFFPAHNFIHEDAVDATDLNVLSANMAEEIRKVSGREYGVHMGKPPTRLISGSGREFYYSLGALALTVEVGSRNISDYVDIMTENIHENIPALMFALSEVPNYVKGDRLPRVENLIAFRVDEREVGLEWSYPDEEVFFEIYRSEHLKGYCQSSNRIGMTKDHKYVDRHIEPATRYYYFIRAVNKERRIKSPFAPVLGVKTEPLINMFAKELFPLRNEIGYVGEKTLKNREHFGVNSLFVGISEAKGICYGVASYSLATIPENALIHSAKISFYPMNRVPVQVERFGEWRGGILDERTVDDLSSFDDIQSGKVLGYVGAPTDSHKLSQGVWRTYHFARQERDLLEKALKRRKVLFRMQGPDSMPLDRASQLMQWDTGYGPFSGGLHFRPRLEVSYTLDDAKIELASQAEYTISKETVENHSLTVGFDAAGYRNFGCIEFDLTQVPDIDTTIISSAYLQLEADSVNSRSVQRFHVEMMKKNCELCDYGDLKSMEVVERIGYDVSVDDIKSHPKQRFIFDRYAIGEMVDAIRAGEKLLFVISSSAEKTIINNQSVTWIDCKRTFRPRLVINYIKKRRKAPERVSNLRYSFENEMIRLDWDNCDSEMRGVIVVKNPFHVPCNPYDGQKLYGGQDNYTYDNFGSKGVQKYYAVFAYDDVPNFSEASWIEYLPKT; encoded by the coding sequence ATGAGACAGCAGTACAGTTCATATCAGGAGTGTGTCGATTTTTTCAAGCAGGCCGAGAAACAAATGCCGCATATTTTCAAGGTGGAAAGTATCGGAAAGACTTGGGAAGAACGGGATATTATTGCGGTTACCATCAGTTGCGATGTCCAGCGTGCCGATGAGAAACCGGCACTGTTTTATACCGGAACACTGCATGCCAGAGAATGGATCGGTATTGAGCTGGCGATTGCCTTTGCCCGGCATGTGATCGACCACATCGATTACGATCCACAGCTGATTAATCTGTTGGAGAGAGCGGCGTTTTATGTGATTCCGTGCGCCAACCCGGACGGTTTCGAATATTCGCGCAACCATTTTGCTTTCTGGCGCAAGAACCGTCGTCAGAATGCCGACGGCAGTTTCGGAGTGGATCTTAACCGGAATTTTTCGATCGGTTTTTGGGCGACGAAAGAAACCACTTCCAATGTTTACTCCGGCCCGGCACCGTTCAGCGAGCCGGAAACTCAGGCGCTGAAAGCGTTCGTTGAGTCGCATCCGAATATTACCATTGCTTTGGATTACCACTCTCAGGGGAATGTCTTTTTTCCGGCGCATAATTTCATTCACGAAGATGCTGTAGACGCCACCGACTTGAATGTGCTGTCGGCCAACATGGCAGAAGAGATCCGCAAGGTATCCGGGCGCGAGTACGGCGTGCATATGGGAAAACCGCCGACGCGTTTGATCAGTGGATCGGGGCGCGAGTTCTACTATTCTCTGGGTGCGCTCGCTCTGACGGTTGAAGTCGGGTCGCGCAATATCTCCGACTATGTGGATATTATGACTGAGAATATTCACGAAAATATTCCGGCTTTGATGTTCGCACTTTCGGAAGTGCCCAATTATGTTAAGGGCGATCGGCTTCCGAGAGTGGAAAATCTGATTGCCTTCCGGGTGGATGAACGTGAGGTCGGCTTGGAATGGTCTTACCCGGACGAGGAGGTATTTTTCGAAATTTACCGCTCGGAACATCTTAAGGGCTACTGCCAGAGTTCTAACCGAATCGGCATGACTAAAGATCATAAATATGTCGACCGGCATATCGAACCGGCAACACGTTATTACTATTTCATTCGTGCGGTCAACAAAGAGCGCCGCATTAAATCACCGTTTGCGCCGGTGCTGGGGGTGAAAACCGAACCCTTGATCAATATGTTTGCCAAGGAATTGTTTCCTCTGAGAAACGAGATCGGTTACGTTGGGGAGAAAACGCTTAAAAACCGCGAGCATTTCGGCGTCAATTCCCTGTTTGTCGGTATTTCCGAAGCCAAGGGAATCTGTTACGGAGTAGCGTCCTATTCGCTGGCGACCATTCCGGAAAATGCGCTGATTCACAGTGCAAAAATTTCCTTCTATCCAATGAATCGAGTGCCGGTTCAGGTCGAGCGTTTCGGGGAATGGCGGGGCGGGATTCTCGACGAGCGCACCGTAGACGATTTAAGCAGTTTCGATGATATTCAAAGTGGCAAAGTTTTGGGGTATGTCGGCGCACCGACGGATTCGCATAAATTGTCGCAGGGCGTCTGGCGTACTTATCACTTTGCCAGACAGGAGCGCGATCTGCTGGAAAAAGCCCTGAAACGCCGCAAGGTTCTGTTTCGGATGCAGGGGCCGGACAGCATGCCGCTGGATCGGGCCTCGCAGTTGATGCAATGGGATACCGGATACGGGCCTTTTAGCGGTGGATTGCATTTCAGGCCGCGGCTCGAAGTGAGCTATACGCTCGACGACGCCAAAATCGAATTGGCTTCGCAGGCGGAATACACGATTTCCAAGGAAACTGTCGAAAACCACTCGCTTACGGTTGGTTTCGATGCAGCGGGCTATCGCAATTTCGGCTGTATTGAATTCGATCTGACTCAGGTTCCCGATATTGATACCACGATCATTTCCAGTGCTTATCTGCAGCTGGAGGCCGATAGTGTTAACAGCCGATCGGTGCAGCGTTTCCATGTGGAAATGATGAAAAAAAACTGTGAACTGTGCGATTACGGAGACCTTAAGTCGATGGAAGTCGTCGAGCGGATTGGTTACGATGTCAGCGTCGATGATATTAAGTCTCATCCAAAGCAGCGCTTTATTTTCGACCGTTATGCGATCGGAGAAATGGTTGATGCGATTCGTGCCGGGGAAAAATTACTGTTTGTTATTTCCAGTTCTGCGGAGAAAACGATTATCAATAATCAAAGCGTGACCTGGATTGACTGCAAACGCACTTTCCGTCCGCGGCTGGTGATCAACTACATCAAGAAACGCCGCAAGGCGCCCGAACGCGTGAGTAATCTGCGTTATTCGTTTGAAAACGAGATGATTCGCCTGGATTGGGATAACTGCGACAGCGAAATGCGCGGTGTCATTGTGGTAAAAAACCCGTTTCACGTACCGTGCAACCCTTACGACGGACAGAAACTTTACGGCGGACAGGATAATTACACCTACGATAATTTCGGCTCGAAAGGGGTGCAGAAATATTATGCGGTTTTTGCCTATGACGATGTACCGAATTTTTCCGAGGCCTCCTGGATCGAATATCTTCCGAAAACTTAG
- a CDS encoding pyrimidine/purine nucleoside phosphorylase, with protein sequence MSEFNNVTLVREANVYFDGKVTSRKVVFADGSYKTLGIMMPGEYEFGTESAEVMEMMAGEVEVLLPGESEWKAIPAGESFEVPANSKFGIKVKTIADYCCSYLTE encoded by the coding sequence ATGTCTGAATTTAATAATGTCACTCTGGTCCGTGAAGCAAACGTCTACTTCGACGGGAAAGTTACCAGCCGTAAAGTGGTTTTTGCCGACGGTTCTTATAAAACGCTGGGCATTATGATGCCGGGTGAATATGAGTTCGGTACCGAATCGGCGGAAGTGATGGAAATGATGGCTGGTGAAGTCGAAGTGCTTCTACCCGGGGAAAGTGAGTGGAAAGCGATCCCGGCCGGAGAAAGTTTTGAAGTTCCTGCGAACTCCAAGTTCGGTATCAAAGTCAAAACCATCGCCGATTACTGCTGTTCTTATCTTACCGAATAA
- a CDS encoding SulP family inorganic anion transporter yields the protein MNSSSQAFDWRTYKNDTLSGITVSLALVPEAVAFAFVAGVHPLVGLYAAIIVGMITAVFGGRPGMITAAAGSLAVVMMHLVMEHGTAYLFLAVVMMGAFQIIIGVMKWGRFIRMVPSSVMLGFVNGLALIIMLAQFTQFKDTDGDWLTGASLNSMIAIIAATMAIIYLLPRLTKVVPSALAAIVLVTVAVVLLDINAVTVGDRAAVSGTLESLVYGDGAEGGFQGLSWLSVLPEGFWSLQTLWIVLPYAVILTIIGTVESLLTMTLIDDITETRGRANKECIALGAANCTAGTFGTMGGCALIGQSMINVKSGGIGRLSGISAALGLLIIVLIASPLIEMVPIGALVGLMFFVVIATFNWSSWNIMRGMTKADAFVMVLVTALTVIFDLAVAVIAGIVVAALVFAWQHAQRIILDSTIEEINGRTVKTYRVQGPLFFASAKNFVDNFDAKNDPNCVQIDFKYSRVYDHTGIEAIDSLTKKYKALGKKLVLKHLSPECQTLLQDAKELVEVNVSEDPHYHVSISGRKSTPVDAD from the coding sequence ATGAATTCATCCAGCCAGGCGTTCGATTGGCGAACCTATAAGAACGATACCTTGTCGGGGATTACCGTTTCTCTGGCGTTGGTGCCCGAAGCGGTCGCGTTTGCTTTTGTGGCTGGAGTCCATCCGCTGGTTGGACTTTATGCGGCAATCATTGTCGGTATGATTACTGCGGTTTTCGGTGGTCGTCCGGGGATGATTACGGCTGCAGCCGGCTCGTTGGCCGTCGTGATGATGCATCTGGTTATGGAACATGGCACCGCTTATCTGTTTCTGGCGGTTGTGATGATGGGGGCTTTTCAGATCATCATCGGGGTAATGAAATGGGGGCGTTTTATCCGGATGGTGCCAAGTTCGGTAATGCTGGGGTTTGTGAACGGTCTGGCGCTGATTATTATGCTGGCTCAGTTTACCCAGTTTAAAGATACCGACGGTGACTGGCTGACCGGAGCCAGCCTGAATTCGATGATTGCCATCATCGCCGCAACCATGGCGATTATCTATCTGCTGCCTCGTTTGACCAAGGTGGTGCCATCCGCGCTGGCGGCGATTGTTCTGGTCACGGTAGCAGTGGTTCTGCTGGACATCAATGCGGTGACTGTCGGTGATCGTGCCGCGGTTTCCGGTACCTTGGAGTCATTGGTGTATGGTGATGGAGCCGAAGGCGGCTTTCAGGGATTGAGCTGGTTGAGTGTTCTTCCGGAAGGCTTCTGGTCTTTGCAGACGCTGTGGATTGTGCTGCCTTATGCTGTCATTCTGACGATTATCGGTACGGTTGAATCCCTGCTGACGATGACACTGATTGACGATATTACCGAAACACGCGGTCGCGCCAATAAGGAATGCATTGCTCTGGGCGCGGCCAACTGCACGGCCGGTACTTTTGGTACTATGGGCGGCTGTGCTTTGATCGGGCAATCGATGATTAATGTCAAATCCGGCGGAATCGGGCGGTTATCCGGAATTTCAGCGGCGTTGGGATTACTGATTATCGTGCTGATCGCCTCGCCGTTAATTGAAATGGTACCGATCGGTGCGCTGGTTGGATTGATGTTCTTCGTGGTCATTGCCACCTTTAACTGGTCAAGCTGGAACATTATGCGCGGCATGACCAAAGCCGATGCATTTGTAATGGTTCTGGTCACCGCTTTGACGGTGATCTTTGATCTGGCGGTTGCAGTGATTGCCGGGATTGTTGTCGCTGCTCTGGTATTCGCCTGGCAGCATGCGCAGAGAATTATTCTTGATTCGACGATCGAAGAGATCAATGGTCGAACGGTGAAAACCTATCGCGTTCAGGGGCCGTTGTTTTTCGCTTCGGCAAAGAATTTTGTCGATAATTTCGATGCGAAAAACGATCCGAACTGCGTGCAGATCGACTTTAAGTATTCGCGCGTTTACGATCATACCGGGATTGAAGCGATCGACAGTTTGACAAAGAAATATAAAGCTTTGGGTAAAAAGCTGGTGCTGAAACATTTGAGCCCCGAGTGTCAGACATTATTGCAGGATGCAAAAGAGCTGGTTGAAGTCAATGTCTCTGAAGATCCGCACTATCATGTGTCGATCAGCGGACGAAAATCGACACCGGTTGATGCTGATTAA
- a CDS encoding efflux RND transporter periplasmic adaptor subunit, translated as MKHSFTVSVALLLTMIVWMAFGYQNNHGSENTEPEKISVVTVEAQPSKARTVTGYIKAHGDLLPFRETQVLAETYGKVQQILYLEGSRVEKGQLLLKLSIEDRAVKLKRAQAKTLETKNKYQATRDLKKKGFSAQTSLDALLATYEAAKAEENILRQEIDQLKVRAPFSGVISEQKVELGDYIFKGNELYELIDTHSMVASVAVSQTEFPYLKLDSPAKVSLATGQTLSGKIRFISPKADENTKTFRVEILLEETKDIPSGISVTAEIPKMQAQAHLISSALLTLNDKGVMGVKTVNLQSEVEFYPVNVIQAVKDGIFVTGLPEEVLLIVTGQGFVQTGQKVHTVKAIGN; from the coding sequence ATGAAACACTCTTTTACCGTATCGGTTGCACTTTTGTTGACAATGATTGTTTGGATGGCTTTTGGTTATCAGAATAATCATGGTAGCGAAAACACGGAACCGGAAAAAATTTCGGTGGTAACCGTGGAGGCACAGCCATCGAAAGCCCGGACGGTGACCGGTTATATCAAAGCGCATGGCGATCTCTTACCCTTCCGGGAAACGCAAGTATTAGCGGAAACCTATGGAAAGGTTCAACAAATTCTCTATCTTGAAGGAAGTCGTGTCGAGAAGGGGCAACTGCTATTGAAATTGAGTATCGAGGATCGAGCGGTTAAATTGAAACGTGCGCAAGCCAAAACGTTGGAGACGAAAAATAAATACCAGGCAACTCGAGACTTGAAAAAGAAAGGTTTCAGCGCCCAGACCAGTCTGGATGCACTGTTAGCTACTTACGAAGCGGCGAAGGCGGAAGAAAATATTCTTCGTCAGGAGATCGACCAGCTTAAAGTTAGAGCGCCGTTTAGCGGGGTAATTTCCGAACAGAAAGTCGAACTTGGCGACTATATTTTTAAAGGCAATGAGCTGTATGAGCTGATTGATACCCATTCTATGGTCGCTTCGGTTGCGGTATCGCAAACTGAATTTCCTTATTTAAAGTTAGATTCACCGGCTAAGGTCAGTCTTGCGACAGGCCAGACCTTGTCGGGAAAAATTCGCTTTATTTCGCCCAAAGCGGATGAAAACACCAAAACGTTTCGCGTCGAGATTCTCTTGGAAGAGACTAAAGACATTCCCAGCGGCATCAGCGTGACGGCAGAAATTCCCAAAATGCAGGCTCAGGCGCATTTGATTTCGTCGGCGCTGTTAACGCTTAACGACAAAGGCGTTATGGGCGTTAAAACCGTTAATCTGCAGAGTGAGGTCGAATTTTATCCGGTAAATGTGATTCAGGCGGTGAAGGACGGTATCTTTGTTACCGGTCTGCCTGAAGAGGTGCTTCTGATTGTCACCGGGCAGGGGTTTGTTCAGACCGGGCAAAAGGTTCATACCGTTAAGGCGATTGGGAATTAA
- a CDS encoding efflux RND transporter permease subunit yields the protein MNWIEAAFKRSRVVLLTFVMLILAGVSAYLSIPKESSPDVPIPMFYVSMIHEGISPEDAERLLIKPMEKELQSLDGLKEMTSVAAENYASILLEFSAGGDIDQALLDVREKVDLGKANLPPETLEPTVNEINVALFPVISISLSGPIPERELVRQAQDLKDELESLSGVLEVEIGGDREEMMEVIIQPETLETYRISFDEVVSFLSRNNQLVPAGAMDTGSGRMVFKVPGVIEDIQDVMELPIKTHQGTVVTFKDLAQVRRTYKDPDGFARVGGEPALVLEVTKRVGANIIATIDEVKQVVAEQQKNWPEALSVHFMQDQSESIKSLLGDLENNVITAIFLVMLVVVAALGVKPAILVGLAIPGAFLTGILALETMGYTLNIIVLFSLILSVGMLVDGAIVTVELAQRKMAEGMEPEAAYLFGSKRMAWPIIASTATTLSVFFPLIFWPGVVGEFMKFLPITVILTLLASLFMALIFIPVLGSVVTGKAERVPETVESEREGQAGNGYWTQRYIKLITPLLFYPRRVLLVSALLMIAAYVAYAQFGKGVEFFPEVEPDFIQVQVQARGDLSVYEKDALVKRVETAILDMPIYKTLYAKTYNDSSQLQNVPVDLIGILQLELRDWQRRPPADQVIQDIRQKLAFMPGIQVQVRKQDNGPSAGKPVQIELSAADFSVLKAGVQEVRQRMQEIDGFIDMEDSRPIPGIEWHLQVDREQAARYQVDIATLGNTVQMLTSGIKIASYQPDDAEEELDIRLRFPEPERNLEQMMNLKVPTAYGPVPLSNFAEFHPRQKTSLIERVNGERVMSVQADVLPNLQVDQQLNLLKQSLADKPLQAAVKVDFKGQDEDQQEAADF from the coding sequence ATGAACTGGATAGAAGCCGCATTCAAACGCAGCCGAGTGGTTTTGCTCACTTTTGTGATGCTGATTCTGGCAGGTGTTTCCGCCTATCTTTCCATACCGAAAGAATCTTCTCCGGATGTGCCAATTCCGATGTTCTATGTTTCCATGATCCATGAAGGAATTTCCCCGGAGGATGCCGAACGGCTGCTGATCAAGCCGATGGAAAAGGAGTTGCAGTCTTTGGACGGCTTGAAGGAAATGACGTCGGTTGCCGCAGAGAATTATGCTTCGATTCTATTGGAATTTTCGGCCGGAGGTGATATCGATCAGGCATTGCTTGATGTTCGAGAAAAAGTCGACCTGGGCAAAGCGAATCTACCACCCGAAACGCTTGAACCAACCGTCAACGAAATTAATGTCGCTCTCTTTCCGGTTATTTCCATTTCCCTTTCGGGGCCGATTCCCGAAAGGGAACTGGTGCGGCAGGCTCAAGATTTAAAGGATGAATTGGAATCTTTGAGCGGTGTACTCGAGGTGGAAATCGGCGGGGACCGTGAAGAGATGATGGAAGTGATTATCCAGCCGGAGACGTTGGAAACTTACCGTATCTCTTTCGACGAAGTAGTGTCGTTTTTAAGCCGTAACAATCAACTGGTGCCTGCGGGTGCAATGGACACCGGCTCGGGACGCATGGTATTCAAGGTTCCGGGAGTGATTGAAGACATTCAGGATGTTATGGAATTGCCGATCAAGACCCACCAAGGAACGGTGGTCACGTTTAAAGATCTGGCACAGGTGCGCCGAACTTACAAAGATCCGGACGGGTTTGCCCGCGTCGGTGGTGAACCGGCTTTGGTACTGGAAGTGACCAAACGCGTCGGGGCTAATATTATTGCGACCATCGACGAAGTCAAGCAGGTGGTTGCCGAGCAGCAAAAGAATTGGCCAGAGGCTCTCAGCGTACACTTTATGCAGGATCAGTCGGAGAGTATCAAAAGTCTGCTGGGTGACTTGGAAAATAACGTGATCACCGCTATTTTTCTGGTCATGCTGGTGGTGGTCGCTGCTTTGGGCGTCAAACCGGCCATTTTGGTCGGTTTGGCGATTCCCGGAGCATTTTTAACCGGAATTCTGGCACTCGAGACCATGGGGTATACCCTGAACATTATTGTTTTGTTCAGCCTGATTCTGTCAGTGGGGATGTTGGTTGACGGGGCGATTGTCACGGTGGAGTTGGCGCAGCGCAAAATGGCGGAAGGAATGGAGCCGGAAGCCGCCTATTTGTTCGGATCAAAGCGTATGGCATGGCCGATTATCGCTTCGACCGCGACGACACTCAGCGTTTTCTTCCCACTGATTTTCTGGCCGGGTGTGGTTGGAGAATTTATGAAATTTTTGCCGATTACCGTGATTCTGACGCTTTTGGCATCGCTGTTTATGGCATTGATTTTTATCCCGGTTCTCGGTTCGGTCGTCACCGGAAAAGCCGAAAGAGTGCCTGAAACAGTTGAGTCGGAAAGGGAGGGTCAAGCGGGTAACGGTTATTGGACTCAGCGCTATATCAAGCTGATTACGCCTCTGTTGTTCTATCCGCGAAGAGTTTTACTGGTCAGCGCTTTGTTGATGATCGCCGCCTATGTCGCTTATGCTCAATTCGGTAAGGGAGTCGAGTTTTTCCCGGAAGTAGAGCCGGATTTTATTCAGGTTCAGGTTCAGGCGAGGGGGGATCTTTCGGTCTATGAAAAGGATGCGCTGGTTAAAAGGGTCGAGACGGCGATTCTCGATATGCCGATTTATAAGACTCTGTATGCGAAAACTTACAATGATAGCAGCCAGTTGCAGAATGTTCCGGTGGATCTGATCGGGATTCTCCAGTTGGAGTTGCGTGACTGGCAGAGACGTCCTCCGGCTGATCAGGTTATTCAGGATATCCGGCAAAAACTGGCATTTATGCCGGGTATTCAGGTGCAGGTTCGTAAGCAGGATAATGGCCCGTCCGCCGGCAAGCCGGTACAGATCGAATTATCGGCAGCGGATTTTTCGGTTTTGAAAGCCGGCGTGCAGGAAGTACGGCAAAGAATGCAGGAGATCGACGGTTTTATCGACATGGAAGACTCGCGTCCGATTCCCGGGATCGAGTGGCATCTGCAGGTTGATCGCGAGCAGGCGGCACGCTATCAGGTGGATATCGCCACCCTCGGTAATACGGTACAGATGCTGACATCGGGGATTAAGATTGCTTCCTATCAGCCGGACGATGCCGAAGAGGAGTTGGATATTCGTTTGCGTTTTCCTGAGCCGGAACGCAATCTGGAGCAGATGATGAACCTGAAGGTGCCGACTGCTTATGGTCCGGTGCCACTGTCGAATTTTGCCGAATTTCATCCCCGTCAGAAAACGTCTTTGATTGAGAGAGTCAATGGCGAGAGAGTTATGAGTGTCCAGGCAGATGTCTTGCCGAATTTACAGGTCGACCAGCAGTTGAATCTGTTGAAACAGTCTTTGGCTGACAAGCCGTTGCAAGCGGCGGTTAAGGTCGATTTTAAAGGGCAGGACGAAGATCAGCAGGAAGCCGCTGACTTTTGA
- a CDS encoding efflux RND transporter permease subunit, with product MIKAFLGAIFLIVVILVTQFNSFYQAGVILTAIIFSTAGVLLGLLITQNPFGVVMVGIGIIALAGIVVNNNIVLIDTYNQYRNEGMEKIEAIQLTLSQRMRPVLLTTTTTILGLMPMVLAMNIDILGQNVTFGAPSSQWWVQLSSAIVGGLTFSTLLTLIVTPCLLALKK from the coding sequence TTGATCAAGGCGTTTCTCGGCGCGATTTTTCTGATTGTTGTGATTCTGGTAACGCAATTCAACAGTTTTTATCAGGCGGGTGTGATTTTGACGGCAATTATTTTCTCTACCGCTGGCGTCTTGCTTGGTTTATTAATTACCCAGAACCCTTTCGGGGTGGTCATGGTCGGGATCGGAATCATCGCTTTGGCGGGTATCGTGGTGAACAATAATATCGTTTTGATTGATACTTATAACCAATACCGCAACGAAGGCATGGAGAAGATTGAAGCGATTCAGCTGACTTTGTCACAGCGGATGCGTCCGGTTCTTTTGACTACAACCACCACAATTTTAGGGTTGATGCCGATGGTGCTGGCGATGAATATAGATATCCTTGGTCAGAATGTCACTTTTGGCGCCCCGTCTTCGCAATGGTGGGTTCAACTTTCCAGCGCAATTGTCGGCGGCTTGACTTTTTCCACCTTACTGACCCTGATCGTGACTCCCTGTCTGCTGGCGCTGAAAAAATAG
- a CDS encoding metal ABC transporter permease, which yields MINDLWILATAFLVAASCSMVGVFLILRRQALLGDAISHSVLLGIVLAYLLSGSRDLFVMLTGAVVIGLITAWLSDTLHRFGRIQADASIGIIFTLFFALGVILISLYAGQIDLDQECVLYGEIAFVPFDTVYFGGMENGVELGPRAFWTILVVFAIVLISILLTFQRLQTVSFHPSLAASLGINILFWHYFLMTLVSMTTVASFDAVGAILVVALLVIPASSAYLLAKSLKGMLWIAFTYSQFAVVIGYAVAYWLDSSISASIAVAAGVLLAVTIVVQQISKLRRQSSFGTQLPTEKTP from the coding sequence ATGATTAACGATCTATGGATTCTCGCCACGGCATTTCTGGTCGCCGCTTCCTGTTCGATGGTTGGGGTTTTTCTGATTCTACGCCGTCAGGCATTGCTTGGTGATGCCATCAGTCATTCGGTACTGCTGGGCATTGTTCTCGCCTATCTGCTCTCCGGCTCCCGAGACCTGTTTGTCATGCTCACGGGGGCAGTCGTCATCGGCCTGATCACTGCCTGGTTAAGCGATACCCTTCATCGCTTCGGACGAATTCAGGCCGATGCCAGCATCGGCATTATCTTTACCCTGTTTTTTGCTCTCGGCGTCATTCTGATCTCGCTTTACGCCGGACAGATCGACCTTGATCAGGAGTGCGTTCTGTACGGTGAAATCGCTTTCGTGCCTTTTGACACCGTCTATTTCGGCGGTATGGAAAATGGCGTCGAGCTGGGGCCACGCGCCTTCTGGACAATTCTGGTCGTTTTTGCAATCGTGCTGATCAGCATTCTACTGACTTTCCAGCGCCTGCAAACCGTTTCTTTTCACCCCAGTCTGGCAGCTTCTCTGGGGATCAATATTCTGTTTTGGCACTATTTTCTGATGACGCTGGTTTCCATGACAACCGTCGCTTCGTTTGACGCCGTCGGCGCCATACTGGTGGTCGCTCTTCTGGTGATTCCGGCCAGCAGTGCTTACCTGCTTGCCAAGTCCTTGAAAGGCATGCTGTGGATCGCCTTTACCTATTCTCAGTTTGCCGTCGTGATCGGTTACGCCGTCGCTTACTGGCTCGACAGTTCCATTTCCGCTTCGATAGCGGTTGCCGCCGGTGTTTTACTGGCCGTCACCATCGTCGTGCAGCAAATCAGCAAATTGCGTCGACAAAGCAGTTTCGGGACACAATTGCCGACAGAAAAAACACCCTAA